In the Polyangiaceae bacterium genome, AAACTGCCAGATCGTCGGCGTCGATCCCGAGGGCAGTATTCTGGCGGGGCCCGGGGAGATTCGAAGCTACAAGGTGGAAGGCATCGGATACGACTTCATTCCGGACGTCCTGGATCGCAACTTGGTGGATCGCTGGGTCAAGAGCAACGACAAGGACTCCTTCCGCGTCGCGCGCCAACTGATTCGCAAAGAGGGGCTTTTGTGCGGCGGGTCCAGCGGTTCAGCGGTGTGGGCGGCGATGCAGGTGGCGAAGGACCTGCCCAAGGGCGCCCGGGTCGTCACCATTCTGCCGGACTCGATCCGCAACTATCTGACCAAGTTCGTGGATGACGCTTGGATGCGTCAGCATGGCTTTTCCGAGTCGGATTGGGAAATGGGTACCATCGGTGACATCGTGCGCACCTTGCCGGAGAAGCGCATCATCACCATCGAGGACGACCGCACCCTCAGCGACGCAGTCGATGCCTTCAAGCAGCACGGCATCTCCCAGATGCCCTGCACCAGTGGCGGTCGTCTCAGCGGTATCTTGACTGAGACGGATCTGCTTCAGTTGCTGGTGCAGGGTCGCAGTCGCGAGACCAGCCTGGCAGAAATCATGGTCCGCAAAGTGTCGACGGTCACGGCGCACGAGAGTGCGGGTACGCTGCCCAGCATCTTCGAACGAGGTGAGGTCGCGATCCTCGTGGACGGCGACAAGCGCGTGCAGGCGATCCTCACGAAGATGGATTTGATCGACTACTTGTCGGCGCGGGCGCGTCTGGCGGCGGCGCGCTAGAGGCAGAGTCAGGCCGCGAGAGCGGCGGCAGTAATCGCTTCAGCCAGAAAGTTTGGGTGACCGCGCGCTCTTCCGAGCGTTCCAGGCTGCGGACCACCTGGCTGACGATGTAGTTCGCGGTGACGACCAACAGCGTTCCGACCACGAAGAAGAGCACTTCCGTGGTCGGAACGGAGAAGTCGACGGCGAAGGGTAGAATCCGTGCCTGCCCTTCCTGGAATACCGTGGATTGCGGGAGGATTCCGAGCTTGGCAAGGGCGACGGGAATGGCGACGGACAGGGGAGCGAGGATCTGCGCTGCCAGGGTGATGGTGCGGTCTCCCCGAAACGCTACGAGATACGTGACGGCTGTGGCGACGGCGAGGCTGGGCACGAGCAAGTAGGGGCCCGCAAACACGCTCAGGGCGGCCACGCTGAAAAAGGACAAAGCCAGGGTGGTCAGGGCCGTCGGCTTCGAGAATCGTCGGCCGCGTAGCGCCCACACGTTGACCAGGACGAGAAGCATCGGGCCCAGCATCAGCACGCCCACGGCCGCGGCGCTGCGCACTCCCATCCACCACGCCAAGGGCAACAGCGCGATCCAGGCTGCGTAGGAGAATGCCGACGCCCGGGCCGACTCGCGCTGGGCAGCCTGTCGTTGTCGCGCAAGGGTCGACCGCGCCTCGGGAGGCGGCTCCTGGGCGTCCCCATCGACCAACTCGCGAAGGATCTGCGCTGCATCTTCGCGTGACGGGTCAAGTGCGACAGCGCGTCCGAGATCAGCAATGGCGGCGGACTGCAGGTCGGCACGCGGCGCCGGGTGGTCGGACAGTCGATTGAGTCGCAGCTGAGCGCTCTGCACGTGGGCGTGCGCGACGGCGCGCATCCGCTCGGATTCTTCCACGCCGTCCAGGTAGTCGCGGAGGCGTGCGTGGAACTCCGCGGCGGTCGGCCGTACGTCGGGAGAAGGGTGTGCTGCCTGGATGCACAACGCGGTCAGTGCCGGCGGCAGCTCCACCTCCGCCTTGCGAAGCCGCTGCTCCATGTCGTTGCCCTTGGCCGCCAGCGGGAAGAGCGCCTCCTCGTCTCCTTCGCGGAAATGCTGGGCGGTGAGGATCTCGAACAACAGCACGCCCAAGGAGAACACGTCGGCGGTCGGACCCACTGCACGCCCGCCAAAGAACTGCTCCGGCGCCATGTACTCCAGAGTGCCAACCACGCGGTCGAGGTGCGAGGCCTTGTCCTTGGCGACGCGAACGGCCGATGGGCGATCCTCGGCGGGTTCGAGGATCTTCGCCACGCCCCAGTCCAAGACGTACACCTCACCATACTTGCCGAGCATGATGTTCTCGGGTTTGACGTCCCGATGCACGACGCCGCGCTCGTGGGCGTACTGCAGCGTCAGGCAGACTCGCGACAGCGCTTCGAGCAGCTGCCTACGACTGCGGGTGCTAATCTTGTCCTGCTGGCGTGCGAGCTCTTCCGACAGCGTGTCGCCCTGCACGTGCTGCATGGTGAAGTACGCTCCGCCGGCGTCGCATTCGACGAAGTCGTAGATGGGAACGATGCCCGGGTGTTGGAGCGCCGCTTGAAGGCGGGCTTCGCGAACGAAGCGCAGGCGCCGACGTTCGACCGCAGCATGATTGGGCTTCAACTCCTTGACGGCGACGTCGCGGCCCAAGGTCTGGTCCCGATACAGCCACACGTCCCCCATCCCACCGGACGCCACGAAGCGCTCGTCGTCGTATCGGGTCGGGCGCCGACAACGAGCTGCGTCGCGGTCGCTGCTCGGGGTAGGCTCCGGATTCGCCGCTGCGGACGCGGCGGTCGCGGCGGTTCTGGTCTCCGGAGTGGTTGCGCGCATGAGATCCCGTGCCTTGGCAAAACGGCCGAGGGGCCCGATCCTTGAGTATGCCGAAACTGCGGCGGCCTGGGAATGTGAGTAGATGTGGCAGACTTCCCTCACGCACGCTCACGCACGCGGCGATGCCGGTGCTGGGGCCTCACGCACGCGGCGATGCCGGCGCCGGGGCAGAGGGCGGCGGTCAGCAGGGGTGAAGGACGACCCGCAGTTCGACACCGACCGCGTCGCTCAGCACCCATTCGTAGGGAATGCCGGGCTCCAGTCCGAAGTCATGGCGATTCAGCTCGAATGCAGCCTCTGCGCGTAGTTCGGCGGCAGCGCGCCGCCCTCGCACGTCGACGCGCAAGGGTCGGCTGATGCCCCGAAGCGTCAGCACGCCGTCGAGTTGCAGGACGCCGTCGTGACCGGCGATGGCTCGGCCCACGAATCGCGCCTTGGGGTGGGTGCGGACGTCGAGGAAACGCGCAGAGCGTGCCAAGCGAGTGAGCCACTCGCTTCGGGCGCGTGCGCTCGAGACGTCGACGTCCAACTCGACTCGCTCCGGCAGCTGGCCTCGGCGGCTGACCCAAGCCCGGCCTGTGACCGCCGGAACCGAGATGGGATGGCGAGTGCCGAGGGCATAGGCGGACGCAACCAGAGACGACGCATCACGCACGACGCAGTAGCGCGCGAGCGTGGCGAGCGAGCGCGGTTTCGTCTGGGCTCCGGCGGGTGTCGCGGGGGAGGGCGTCGGCGCTGCTGCACAGCTGGCACTGAGCAGCGCGCCGCATGCGATGGGGCCAAGCCATCCCGTGGTGGCTTGGGTGCGGGGCGCTCGCGACATGCGGCTACCATACTCTGGCCCCCATTCCTGCTGCCGTTGAACTGCCTCTAGAGCGGGTCTCAAATCCTCCCGTCGCCGGA is a window encoding:
- a CDS encoding cystathionine beta-synthase; this translates as MPILNSVTDAVGKTPMVRLSRIGRDLPCELLGKLEFMNPGGSVKDRIGVRMLEEAEKSGRIRPGDTLIEPTSGNTGIGLALAAAVKGYRMIITMPEKMSREKQVVLEALGAEIIRTPTEAAWDAPESHIGVAKRLHEVIPRSHILDQYGNPDNPAAHEEGTGQEILEQCEGRLDVCVMTAGTGGTITGVARALKRALPNCQIVGVDPEGSILAGPGEIRSYKVEGIGYDFIPDVLDRNLVDRWVKSNDKDSFRVARQLIRKEGLLCGGSSGSAVWAAMQVAKDLPKGARVVTILPDSIRNYLTKFVDDAWMRQHGFSESDWEMGTIGDIVRTLPEKRIITIEDDRTLSDAVDAFKQHGISQMPCTSGGRLSGILTETDLLQLLVQGRSRETSLAEIMVRKVSTVTAHESAGTLPSIFERGEVAILVDGDKRVQAILTKMDLIDYLSARARLAAAR
- a CDS encoding protein kinase, whose product is MRATTPETRTAATAASAAANPEPTPSSDRDAARCRRPTRYDDERFVASGGMGDVWLYRDQTLGRDVAVKELKPNHAAVERRRLRFVREARLQAALQHPGIVPIYDFVECDAGGAYFTMQHVQGDTLSEELARQQDKISTRSRRQLLEALSRVCLTLQYAHERGVVHRDVKPENIMLGKYGEVYVLDWGVAKILEPAEDRPSAVRVAKDKASHLDRVVGTLEYMAPEQFFGGRAVGPTADVFSLGVLLFEILTAQHFREGDEEALFPLAAKGNDMEQRLRKAEVELPPALTALCIQAAHPSPDVRPTAAEFHARLRDYLDGVEESERMRAVAHAHVQSAQLRLNRLSDHPAPRADLQSAAIADLGRAVALDPSREDAAQILRELVDGDAQEPPPEARSTLARQRQAAQRESARASAFSYAAWIALLPLAWWMGVRSAAAVGVLMLGPMLLVLVNVWALRGRRFSKPTALTTLALSFFSVAALSVFAGPYLLVPSLAVATAVTYLVAFRGDRTITLAAQILAPLSVAIPVALAKLGILPQSTVFQEGQARILPFAVDFSVPTTEVLFFVVGTLLVVTANYIVSQVVRSLERSEERAVTQTFWLKRLLPPLSRPDSASSAPPPDAPAPTSSRSNPSS
- a CDS encoding YceI family protein — protein: MSRAPRTQATTGWLGPIACGALLSASCAAAPTPSPATPAGAQTKPRSLATLARYCVVRDASSLVASAYALGTRHPISVPAVTGRAWVSRRGQLPERVELDVDVSSARARSEWLTRLARSARFLDVRTHPKARFVGRAIAGHDGVLQLDGVLTLRGISRPLRVDVRGRRAAAELRAEAAFELNRHDFGLEPGIPYEWVLSDAVGVELRVVLHPC